The following coding sequences are from one Eptesicus fuscus isolate TK198812 chromosome 7, DD_ASM_mEF_20220401, whole genome shotgun sequence window:
- the GPR162 gene encoding probable G-protein coupled receptor 162 isoform X1 yields MARGGAGAEEASLRSNALSWLACGLLALLANAWIILSISAKQQKHKPLELLLCFLAGTHILMAAVPLTTFAVVQLRRQASSDYDWNESICKVFVSTYYTLALATCFTVASLSYHRMWMVRWPVNYRLSNAKKQALHAVMGIWMVSFILSTLPSIGWHNNGERYYARGCQFIVSKIGLGFGVCFSLLLLGGIVMGLVCVAITFYQTLWARPRRARQARRAVGIGGAKGSGPGGLVTRPAFEVPAIVVEDAQGKRRSSLDGSESAKTSLQVTNLVSAIVFLYDSLTGVPILVVSFFSLKSDSAPPWMVLAVLWCSMAQTLLLPSFIWSCERYRADVRTVWEQCVAIMSEEDGEDDGGCDDYADGRVCKVRFDANGATGPGDPTQVKLLPGRHMLFPPLERVHYLQVPLSRRLSHDETNIFSTPRAPGSFLHKWSSSDDIRVLPAHSHALGGPPAYLGQRQRLEDEEDEEEADGGGLASLRQFLEGGILGSGGGPPQGPGFFREEITTFIDETPLPSPTASPPWPRPLGLSPRRLSLGSPDNRAIGLPLGLSAGRRCSLTGGEESGRAWGGSWGPGNPIFPQLTL; encoded by the exons ctctgcttcctGGCGGGCACGCACATACTCATGGCGGCTGTGCCCCTCACCACCTTCGCTGTGGTGCAGCTCAGGCGCCAGGCTTCCTCTGACTATGACTGGAATGAGAGCATCTGCAAGGTCTTTGTGTCCACCTACTacaccctggccctggccacctGCTTCACAGTTGCCTCACTCTCCTACCATCGCATGTGGATGGTGCGTTGGCCTGTCAACTACCGCCTCAGCAATGCCAAGAAGCAGGCGCTGCATGCTGTCATGGGCATCTGGATGGTCAGCTTCATCCTCTCCACACTGCCCTCCATTGGCTGGCACAACAACGGTGAGCGCTACTACGCCCGAGGCTGCCAGTTCATAGTCTCCAAGATTGGCCTCGGCTTTGGCGTCTGCTTCAGCCTCTTGCTACTTGGGGGCATTGTCATGGGGTTGGTCTGTGTGGCCATTACCTTCTACCAGACGCTGTGGGCCAGGCCCCGGAGGGCAAGGCAGGCCCGGAGAGCAGTGGGTATTGGTGGGGCCAAGGGGAGTGGGCCAGGGGGCTTGGTGACACGGCCAGCCTTTGAGGTGCCAGCCATTGTGGTGGAAGATGCCCAAGGGAAGCGGCGGTCCTCGCTGGATGGCTCCGAATCGGCCAAGACATCCCTGCAGGTCACCAACTTGGTCAGCGCCATCGTCTTTCTCTATGACTCACTCACAGGGGTGCCCATCTTG GTGGTGAGCTTCTTCTCCCTGAAGTCGGACTCGGCTCCGCCGTGGATGGTGCTGGCCGTGCTGTGGTGctccatggcacagacgctgctGCTGCCCTCCTTCATCTGGTCCTGCGAGCGCTACCGCGCGGACGTGCGCACGGTGTGGGAGCAGTGCGTGGCTATCATGTCCGAGGAGGATGGCGAAGACG ATGGGGGCTGTGATGACTATGCAGATGGCCGCGTGTGCAAAGTTCGATTTGATGCCAATGGGGCCACAGGACCAGGGGACCCCACCCAGGTGAAGTTGCTGCCTGGGAGGCACATGCTCTTTCCCCCTCTTGAGAGGGTCCACTACTTACAG GTCCCTCTGTCCCGCCGTCTGTCCCACGACGAGACCAATATCTTCTCTACTCCGCGGGCACCGGGTTCCTTCCTGCACAAGTGGTCATCCTCGGATGACATCCGGGTCCTCCCAGCCCACAGCCATGCCCTGGGAGGCCCTCCTGCGTACCTGGGACAAAGACAAAGGCTAGAGGatgaggaggacgaggaggaggctGACGGTGGAGGGCTAGCCAGCCTTCGACAGTTCCTGGAGGGTGGCATTCTGGGGTCAGGTGGGGGACCCCCACAGGGGCCTGGCTTCTTCCGGGAGGAGATCACCACCTTCATTGATGAGACACCTCTGCCTTCTCCCActgcctctcctccctggcctcgGCCACTGGGCCTCTCACCCCGCCGACTCTCCCTGGGGTCCCCTGATAATAGAGCCATTGGACTTCCTTTGGGGTTGAGTGCGGGGAGACGCTGCTCCCTgacaggaggggaggagagtggaAGAGCTTGGGGAGGCTCCTGGGGTCCAGGTAACCCCATCTTCCCCCAGCTGACCCTGTGA
- the P3H3 gene encoding prolyl 3-hydroxylase 3: MLRLLHLLLLLLLLPPPGSPEPPGLATLSPGARPQAPDLLYADGLRAYSAGAWAPAVALLREALRSLEELGRTRRDCGARCAAEAALPDAPGPDSPPGPASGAWERPLLRAALRRAECLSQCAARRLGPGGAARLRVGGALRDAFRRREPYNYLQRAYYQLKKLDLAAAAAHTFFVANPTHLQMREDMAKYRRMSGVRPQSFRDLETPPHWAAYDSGLELLGRQEAGLALPRLEEALQESLAQMESCRAGCEGPEEHQREEEEEGTGSQGGLYEAIAGHWIRVLQCRQRCVEETATRPGRSSPVPDFLPSQLRRLHEAHAQVGNLSQAVENVLSVLLFYPEDEAAKEALNQYQTQLGEPRPGLGPREDIQRFVLRSLGEKRQLYYAMEHLGTSFKDPDPWTPAAFIPETLREKLREDQEQRPWDHEPPQPKPLTDWKDVLLLEGVTLTQDARQLNGSERAVLDGLLTPAECGVLLQLAKDAAEAGARSGSRGRRSPHTAHEHFEGLTVLKAAQLARAGAVSTQGAKLLLEVSERVRTLTQAYFSPERPLHLSFTHLVCRTAIKGEQEQRMDLSHPVHADNCVLDPDTGECWREPPAYTYRDYSGLLYLNDDFQGGDLFFTEPNALTVRAQVRPRCGRLVAFSSGVENPHGVWAVTRGRRCALALWHTWAPEHREQEWTEAKELLQEPGEEEEGDEEEEEMPSRDPTPEPPGRRPQRVQDKTGKPPRVREEL, encoded by the exons ATGCTCCGGCTCCTCCacttgctgctgctcctgctcctgctgcctcccCCGGGGTCCCCCGAGCCCCCGGGCCTGGCCACGCTGTCCCCCGGGGCGCGCCCCCAGGCTCCCGACTTGCTCTACGCCGACGGGCTACGCGCCTACTCGGCGGGGGCCTGGGCACCGGCCGTGGCGCTACTGCGGGAGGCGCTGCGGAGCCTCGAAGAGCTGGGCCGCACGCGGCGGGACTGCGGGGCGCGCTGTGCGGCCGAGGCTGCGCTCCCCGACGCCCCGGGCCCTGactccccgcccggcccggcttCCGGGGCCTGGGAGCGGCCGCTGCTCCGCGCCGCGCTGCGCCGCGCCGAGTGCCTGAGCCAGTGCGCGGCGCGGAGGCTGGGGCCCGGGGGCGCGGCGCGGCTCCGCGTGGGGGGCGCCCTGCGGGACGCCTTCCGCCGCCGGGAGCCCTACAACTACCTGCAGAGGGCCTACTACCAG CTGAAGAAGCTGGACCTGGCAGCAGCCGCAGCCCACACCTTCTTTGTAGCAAACCCCACGCACCTGCAGATGCGGGAGGACATGGCTAAGTACAGACGTATGTCTGGGGTTCGGCCGCAGAGCTTCCGGGACCTGGAGACGCCCCCACACTGG GCAGCCTATGACTCAGGCCTAGAGCTACTGGGGCGCCAGGAGGCCGGACTGGCACTGCCCAGGCTGGAGGAGGCCCTGCAGGAGAGCCTGGCTCAGATGGAGAGCTGCCGGGCTGGCTGCGAGGGGCCTGAGGAACaccaaagagaggaagaggaggaaggaactgGGAGCCAGGGCGGTCTCTATGAGGCCATTGCCG GGCACTGGATTCGGGTCCTGCAGTGCCGGCAGCGCTGTGTGGAGGAAACAGCCACGCGCCCTGGTCGAAGCTCCCCTGTCCCCGACTTCCTGCCCAGCcagctgaggcggctgcatgagGCCCATGCTCAGg TGGGGAATCTGTCCCAGGCTGTGGAAAATGTCCTGAGTGTCCTGCTCTTTTATCCGGAGGATGAGGCTGCCAAGGAAGCTCTGAACCAGTACCAGACCCAGCTGGGAGAGCCGAGACCCGGCCTGGGGCCAAGAGAg GACATCCAGCGCTTTGTCCTTCGGTCCCTGGGCGAGAAGAGGCAGCTCTATTATGCCATGGAGCACCTGGGGACCAGCTTCAAGGATCCT GATCCCTGGACTCCAGCAGCTTTCATCCCCGAGACACTAAGAGAAAAGCTCAG AGAGGATCAAGAGCAGCGACCTTGGGACCATGAGCCTCCACAGCCGAAGCCCTTGACTGACTGGAAGG ATGTCCTCCTCCTGGAGGGAGTAACCCTGACCCAGGATGCAAGACAGCTGAATGGGTCGGAGCGAGCGGTGCTGGACGGTCTGCTCACCCCAGCTGAGTGTGGGGTGCTGCTGCAGCTGGCCAAG GACGCAGCTGAGGCTGGAGCCAGGTCTGGCTCTCGGGGCCGCCGATCCCCTCACACCGCCCATGAACACTTCGAGGGGCTCACGGTGCTGAAGGCTGCGCAG ctggcccggGCTGGGGCTGTGAGCACGCAGGGTGCTAAGCTGCTCCTGGAAGTGAGCGAGCGTGTGCGGACCTTGACTCAGGCCTACTTCTCCCCGGAACGGCCCCTGCATCTCTCCTTCACGCACCTGGTGTGCCGGACTGCCATCAAAG GGGAGCAAGAGCAACGCATGGACCTGAGTCACCCAGTGCATGCCGACAACTGCGTTCTGGACCCTGACACGGGAGAGTGCTGGCGGGAGCCCCCAGCTTATACGTATCGAGACTACAG TGGACTCCTCTACCTCAACGATGACTTCCAGGGCGGGGACCTATTCTTCACCGAGCCCAACGCCCTCACCGTCAGG gcGCAGGTTCGTCCTCGCTGCGGACGCCTTGTGGCCTTCAGCTCTGGTGTGGAGAATCCCCACGGTGTGTGGGCCGTGACCCGGGGCCGGCGCTGCGCCCTGGCGCTGTGGCACACGTGGGCACCTGAGCACAGGGAGCAG GAGTGGACAGAAGCCAAGGAGCTGCTTCAGGAGccgggggaagaggaggagggtgacgaggaggaggaagaaatgcCCAGCAGAGACCCTACTCCAGAACCCCCTGGCCGCAGGCCTCAGCGGGTCCAGGACAAGACTGGGAAGCCGCCTCGGGTCCGAGAGGAGCTGTGA
- the GPR162 gene encoding probable G-protein coupled receptor 162 isoform X2 produces MARGGAGAEEASLRSNALSWLACGLLALLANAWIILSISAKQQKHKPLELLLCFLAGTHILMAAVPLTTFAVVQLRRQASSDYDWNESICKVFVSTYYTLALATCFTVASLSYHRMWMVRWPVNYRLSNAKKQALHAVMGIWMVSFILSTLPSIGWHNNGERYYARGCQFIVSKIGLGFGVCFSLLLLGGIVMGLVCVAITFYQTLWARPRRARQARRAVGIGGAKGSGPGGLVTRPAFEVPAIVVEDAQGKRRSSLDGSESAKTSLQVTNLVSAIVFLYDSLTGVPILVVSFFSLKSDSAPPWMVLAVLWCSMAQTLLLPSFIWSCERYRADVRTVWEQCVAIMSEEDGEDDGGCDDYADGRVCKVRFDANGATGPGDPTQVPLSRRLSHDETNIFSTPRAPGSFLHKWSSSDDIRVLPAHSHALGGPPAYLGQRQRLEDEEDEEEADGGGLASLRQFLEGGILGSGGGPPQGPGFFREEITTFIDETPLPSPTASPPWPRPLGLSPRRLSLGSPDNRAIGLPLGLSAGRRCSLTGGEESGRAWGGSWGPGNPIFPQLTL; encoded by the exons ctctgcttcctGGCGGGCACGCACATACTCATGGCGGCTGTGCCCCTCACCACCTTCGCTGTGGTGCAGCTCAGGCGCCAGGCTTCCTCTGACTATGACTGGAATGAGAGCATCTGCAAGGTCTTTGTGTCCACCTACTacaccctggccctggccacctGCTTCACAGTTGCCTCACTCTCCTACCATCGCATGTGGATGGTGCGTTGGCCTGTCAACTACCGCCTCAGCAATGCCAAGAAGCAGGCGCTGCATGCTGTCATGGGCATCTGGATGGTCAGCTTCATCCTCTCCACACTGCCCTCCATTGGCTGGCACAACAACGGTGAGCGCTACTACGCCCGAGGCTGCCAGTTCATAGTCTCCAAGATTGGCCTCGGCTTTGGCGTCTGCTTCAGCCTCTTGCTACTTGGGGGCATTGTCATGGGGTTGGTCTGTGTGGCCATTACCTTCTACCAGACGCTGTGGGCCAGGCCCCGGAGGGCAAGGCAGGCCCGGAGAGCAGTGGGTATTGGTGGGGCCAAGGGGAGTGGGCCAGGGGGCTTGGTGACACGGCCAGCCTTTGAGGTGCCAGCCATTGTGGTGGAAGATGCCCAAGGGAAGCGGCGGTCCTCGCTGGATGGCTCCGAATCGGCCAAGACATCCCTGCAGGTCACCAACTTGGTCAGCGCCATCGTCTTTCTCTATGACTCACTCACAGGGGTGCCCATCTTG GTGGTGAGCTTCTTCTCCCTGAAGTCGGACTCGGCTCCGCCGTGGATGGTGCTGGCCGTGCTGTGGTGctccatggcacagacgctgctGCTGCCCTCCTTCATCTGGTCCTGCGAGCGCTACCGCGCGGACGTGCGCACGGTGTGGGAGCAGTGCGTGGCTATCATGTCCGAGGAGGATGGCGAAGACG ATGGGGGCTGTGATGACTATGCAGATGGCCGCGTGTGCAAAGTTCGATTTGATGCCAATGGGGCCACAGGACCAGGGGACCCCACCCAG GTCCCTCTGTCCCGCCGTCTGTCCCACGACGAGACCAATATCTTCTCTACTCCGCGGGCACCGGGTTCCTTCCTGCACAAGTGGTCATCCTCGGATGACATCCGGGTCCTCCCAGCCCACAGCCATGCCCTGGGAGGCCCTCCTGCGTACCTGGGACAAAGACAAAGGCTAGAGGatgaggaggacgaggaggaggctGACGGTGGAGGGCTAGCCAGCCTTCGACAGTTCCTGGAGGGTGGCATTCTGGGGTCAGGTGGGGGACCCCCACAGGGGCCTGGCTTCTTCCGGGAGGAGATCACCACCTTCATTGATGAGACACCTCTGCCTTCTCCCActgcctctcctccctggcctcgGCCACTGGGCCTCTCACCCCGCCGACTCTCCCTGGGGTCCCCTGATAATAGAGCCATTGGACTTCCTTTGGGGTTGAGTGCGGGGAGACGCTGCTCCCTgacaggaggggaggagagtggaAGAGCTTGGGGAGGCTCCTGGGGTCCAGGTAACCCCATCTTCCCCCAGCTGACCCTGTGA